The DNA segment aaattaggggtaattttgtaaaattgctagtcatttgaccattttctattaaatacaaattccaccaaggttttttaaactaaaataacttttatatacttcattatttttttaaaaaatatataccataaaatcaagtatttttttatctttaatatgagtaccatattgctatacctttttgtatttataaaagtgttttttaaaaaaagttaacaaaaggtgttttatatttgtgctaataaggtgctgattatgtgttaattacaaaataataccaacaaacaccaaaagtagatataatcagcacatctggtgtgctgataatggagaacgattgaagatgttgtgctaatgtcgtttatgttgataatggagaacgattcgagtacgatgtgctgataatgaagaacgattaatgatgttgtgctaattatatagtgttgtgctgattatattttttgtaattatttttaattagttataaataaatatggtcaaaaagtctaaattacccctaaactaattttttattgatggacacttgtcaattatgtattggttcttatggttcttacaaacttaagtgtttgtatttgatcccattccaaGAACTCAAACTTATACCATTGTTTTCCATTTCACAAAAATCCAAAGTTTTATATCAGGGGTGCTATAAGGTCCCCTGTAGTGGGGCGTTATATGCCCCAAAAAGCCGCCCATAGCGCCCAATGGCTCCCTCAACACCGCGACGAGGGGCTTTATCCGGCAAAAAAGAGATGGCAGCGCCATCACCATCGCGACGCTATTGATGTTTGGTTTTCAAACTTTGACCAATCAAAAGTAATTAagggtttttataattaattaataaaattgaaaattaataattaggtaatgatgggtaggggatttatgactacgggctctagtgatataacgcccatAAAGCctctgtgtgacgtggcacgacacgtgtcgcataacgcccacaaaggggctttatgactacggatggaaTAACAATTAAAAAGTGCAATTGTGTGGCAACTTTGAGAGTATTGTTTTTTGGCATTTTATATAATCAAATGGTCCAATTTCTAATTGCCTACATTATGCCCTAATCACTCAGCCTAAACGAATTTTCTGAAAAAACACTCAGTTTCGTGATGAGTATGAGAAAATCAGTGAAGCTCTACTTCGTAGTACAATTCATATTTCCATATCAGCATAAACCTTTAGACATACATACCTTGCACTTACCTATACTAGCTTGTAGATTTTCCTTATCTTCCTAATGAGGAAAGTATTCTAGAACTGCTACACACAATAGGATATATTATTGGGATCGGTATGTTcgttttgaaattttattttgcagCGGAAGATTGAACATACGACGATTTATGATAAAACATATGATCATGGATCTCTCACTAGGGTTCAATCGAAAGTAAAATATCTAAATTTATTTATTGAAAGAGCTGTTGTAGTAGATGACATAATCTTGTTGATTCCAGTAACGGTATCTGTAAAGGAAACCCCGGTGAACTTCTTGACTGAACCATTAGAAGGGAGGTCTACCCTATAGCCTGCTGACATTCTTGTTTTTGGATGGGAAGGAGGGAAACACGCGTGCGTCGATTTGACACGTGTGTCCCCCCTCGTTGGGCTTAGGGACCACGGTTTGTGGCGGGCCAGAAGATAACCAAGGCGGGGGCGGACAAAGTAGATAAGCACGAAAAAGCTTGCATCGAGAATCAGCACGTGTTCGTCCCGTTCGCTTTCGATACCTTTGGTgctctcgcccctgacgcggtgcggttcctcaagcgggttcagcaggtggtaagcagtaacaccgcacatgttaaggggcagaattttgtgtttagcagggtaaggtttgctattcagaaagggtAGCGGCAcaacttgttgcccgtctacctgccattagttTATAATCGTCTCTGTTTTAATGAATATTTtagttatatattaaaaaaaaaggcTAAAATTTTGTGGTTAACAAAATAAGTTGACATATAAGAAAAAAATTGACTCCCATAGTTTTTGGCTGAAAAAATTGATTTGTAAGCTTGATCTTTTTaactttcattttcttgtatTCATGTCATCATTACAAAGAATATTATTATGgttaaaaactatacaaaaaatctgtaattgaaacatAATCATCATATTCCTCTGTAAATGTTCTCAAGAGACAAAATATTTCTGAAAAAAGATCTTCCCGCTTTCTGAAATTGTGGATTCAAACATGAAATTTTAAATCAATAATATGCAACTTTGCGTaatatatattcatatatatatgcAACCATAAAAGTGTACCAAACACTATCCTTTTTGTTATACAGGTGACATAATGAGTCATGATGTTTATTTAGTAAAGTAAAATGATGATATTTGATGCATGAGAATCCTGTGTTTGAATATAAAGCTGTCTCCTTTTCAGTTTATTACATTTTACGCATCTCATCATATACGATTATTATTTTTCTTAATAAAGATTAATTAGATTGTGACTTCATTATTCATGATTAtggttttaatattttattattcgGTTTAATGTGATTTAAGTCCGCTACTCAAGTTTTAATGGGGTTCAATTCTATCAATTATCACAGACTCTGAATAATGTCAAAGTATCAACGATCTGGATATAGTCAGTAGAAACAATATAATATTCTCTTTTTTTTAAAGGTGGACAAATCTGTAGCGCTCAATAAATTTATCAAATTTGTAAATGTTTTTTGTTTCTTTCTAAAAAGGGTTATGAAATTAAAACACTTTTGCTTATAAAATGTCACTGAATCTTAcataaattaataaattaataaaaaaaagtttgtaAAAGCTAATTTTAGTTTCATATCTATCTATAACCAATGATTAAAAATCTGCTGAAACTGGCAGATAGTACCGGTTGAACTGCCCGATACACTGTTAAACTATTTCTGAGTTCAATTTGGTACGATATgaaaaccggattttaaaacattgtcTATAACTACTCAAaggtaatttttttaaatattcaaTATAATCAATTATTCGAATTAAAAACGAGTTTAAAGCTTGTCAACAATGTTGTCTTCgtcttaggctatagggtgtggtcatgaccctcatggtCACCATGATCCTCCACATCGGCACCATGTCATTCACTTCTCATCCATCATTCAAAACCattaccctaagggtgtggtcataacccaaaccactatcttcctattttaatttattttgtagaaaaggaaaatgaatcattgaAAAAGGAAAGTAGGCtcatggttgtcatggtttaatccatgccaaccatggtgGATGAAGGAAGGGGATGGTGTAACAATCCATTAATGATCCTATGTGGCATTAATGACCCAACTCATGCTCCCCATACCCTTTAGCCTTATAAATCTAGTTAATTGTCAATCatctaattctaacataaattaAAATCATACCCTTTTATCAGGATGTAACAGGCCTTGTTATGTCCGTTGGGCTGCAACAACTAAGTTGGCCCATATATATACCCAGACTAAAATTAAATATGTTGTAAGATAAACTAGATCTTTAATAAAAGCGAAGCTATATATTccattaattaaaataaaaatcaaattaaacGTCACgtgttgtaagatgagaaaaaaatacaaaatgcaaTATTAAACAAGTAAAATAAAATTAGATATACAACAACTTTTATATCAAAGTTTATAGTTTCCGTTTTCATGTTTTATTTATGTACGAGTTAACCTAAATTAATCTTTAGATATTTTGCGTTTGGCGATGTCTATGTTTTCTTTTACGGCATTCGCAGCCTCATCGGCCTTCTGAGGCACATTTTCTTTCACTTTCTGAGCCGCATCTTTAGCAGCCTTCCATGCATCTTGTGCTTTTTGTTTCGCTTTCTCGGCTATGTTTTCTGCAGCCCCCGCAACTTTGCCGGCTGCGTCTTTAGATTGGCTGGCAATCTTTTGAAAATGAGGAAAATGTTAATCATCATTGTTCAATAAAACAACAAATAAGTATTTCTTACATTTTCGGTTTGAGAAGAAACATGTTCTTTAATGTTGTTACTGGCTTTCTTCACCTCATCGACACCACGTTTTGCTGCATCTGATGGTGGTTTAGACGCCAGCAAACGCACCTTtttacaaaatataaatacttcAAATAGTTGATTAAACTCAAATAAATATACAGTTTTAATTTCAACTCAAATATAAAGTTGTAATATTTAATTTAAACTCAAGTTAAAAATTcaaataagtttttttttctcTAACAACTCGTAATATTTAACTTAAACTCAAATATACAGTTTTATTccgttttttttttctagatttTGATATAATAACTGATTAAACATCGCATCCATTCAATATATATATTAACAGACTACGATATACTTTTTCAGATacaatttagttttttttagaatttatattgaaatataaaattatatatctAATTACTCATAATAATTTATAAACTGTTACGTGTTTATCATCGGATTCTTGCAAAATATGATGTCCCGAAGTTTCCCATGATATACATGCATGCATACTACGTATAGCACATGTAACTAAGTACACTACTGGTGGACTCAGGAATTATTTACTGGGATGCGGATGAAACGTTTAACCATATTTTCAACGGGTGCGGTCAAGTTTTTTTttcctaaaatatacactaatttttttaaggggtgcggccgcccatcCACCCACAACTATGGGTAGTCCACCCCTGAGTAAGTATGCaacaatttatatatataaagagagacCTGAACGTTTTTATGAGAAGTAGGATGAAAGACCCTGGAAAAAAAGGGGCTGCGGATGCATATTGTGCGTGAGGTTTGGACCATTGCAAGGCTAGTGGTTAGCGCAACTCCTGCCATTTTTTCGATTTATCTTTTTATTCCATCTCATATGTATATTGAATTTAAATGCAATTTTCTCATTGTGTTGTTGAAATTGTATGAAGATACACGTTTCTAGGAGCGGAAGATGAGGAAATTTGATGGACGTTGGCAAAATCTGTTTTTAATTAGGTGTCCAAAAATCGACCAATTAAAGGTGGATTTTTACTGCCCGGACATTTGTAACATTTTGCATGTGCGAGGTATGTATGGCCCTGGCTAGCTACCATAtacattttttttgttaatattttAATACACGTTCTTTATTTACTAAGataaacatgttttttttatcATGAAGAATACAAAGCATACAAAAATCTAAGGTCGATTGTCCAAACATCGTCCCTGTTGAAATATATGCAATTCCTTAAATGGCAGCTATATATAAGTAATTATATTGGAAATAGTGtataaatgttttgttttattttgtttcatTGGGCTGATAAGGACTGGCTGGATTGGGCTAATAAGGACTAAGATGTTCGTGGGCTAATAAAAGTTAAAGGAGCTGGTGGACTGGGCTTTGTAGATGTGGATCAGGTGCTAAGCAGCTTAGGGTTCGGATCTTTTCGGCTCTCTATATAAGTGTGTCTTTTGACACCATTCAAGAATTCAATCATCAGTCTTTACTTGACACCTTCTTTCTCTAGGGTTTTGTATTGAGATCTTGATTTAGGGCGATTTAGATCTTTCTAGATTTTGTTTTCTGTTATATCGTTTGAGATTGTTAAACGGATCATCATGTGGGTGATCGGTGTGTGAGGTTGTGAGAAGATTTGTTGTTGAATTATTTGttaaagagttttttttttttttctattatcAGTTGTAATAGTCACAGTTTTGAGTTATTGATCCATGCaatttgacatggtatcagagctttaggcTCGTGATCGTGTTCGAATCTATCTTTCATTCGTATCTGTTAGGGTTTGCAATATTCAAAGGGTCTGATACGAGTTGTTCTGTTCTTGAGATTAGGGTTTATCTATACCTTATTGATATTTTCGAAGACAATGGTCGCTCATAAATTCTTTCGTTTGATTGGTGTTTCCGCTGCTACAAGGCTCTGATATATCTGTTCTTCCGTTGTGGTTCATGCTCTTTCGTGAATTTAGGGTTTTGTATCTGAAACCCTAGTTTGGGTgaagaatttttttttatctaaAGTTGTTTCGGAAGGATAAATCCTAGGGGTTCATATGCGAAGAAGATTGAGGATTTTTGAAGTCAAGGTTCAGATCTACGTTTGAATATCGAGATTGTTCTTTCATCTGTTCACTAAAGATTCTATGCGAAGACTTCATTTGTATAGAGTTTGCTGGATTTGAAGCCCTAAGTGTTGCAATAAGCCTGGTTCTTGTGATTTACGGTTCATTGTGATTATCAGGATCATGAGGTATGCCCTCATCTTTCAGATACCACTGAACATCTCCTCACGCTTCTTTTCTGCACATGACTCATGTGGGTGTCTGGCTTCCGATTGGTATCTTTGAGAGCATGTTTATCTTTTACAACTTTTTGAAGTTCGAAGGAATTCTTTTTTGGTCATGACATGTCCTTTGTTTAGACCCACAAAGAGTCCTGTTTTTGGCTTTTATGGAGCGATTTCCGAtagtttcttttgggcacttgcgTTTTACCTATTAGCGGCTGCAAACAGTTTGAAGACAAGATCTGCAGATTGTTCGCTGGTTGGAATGTTAAGACATCAGAATGTAATCTGGTGTAGGTAAAGTTGTTGTCGTTGTTGATCTTGAAGAACCAAACCCTATGGCTTCCGAAGTCGTGTAAGTCATCAGTCTCTAATCTCTTAATTTCTATTACACTTACATTGTTTAGGAATATTTGGGTCGGGTTAGAAGGACCGACGTTGGTATATTGATTACCGGTGACTGACCACTGGTTCTGTGTGTTTTTTAACTTTATCACTTATATTCATGTGCTACTTGTTTATCATTTGAATATTTGTTTTGAGTTAGGATTTGTCTACATAAGTGTTAATTGTCTAGTTTCGTTTTTTGTTGATATGTATCTGATTCTGTTCTAGTTGAATCGGATTGTTTTTAGGTATTGTAAGTTTTTGAGTGAATTAGTGAAGAGTTGTTTTATGCTTAGATATGTTATATCTTGTTAAGATTGAGATTTGCATTCTTGATATTGTGTTCTGTTTATTTGTAGTTCCATCTAAGTGTTCATATTTTGATTCTTTTGTGATTGCATAATGTTTACAATCAATCTTGATCTATCATCGTGAGTGTGAATTTTTGTCTCGAATCTTGGTTATTTTTTGTGCGTGTGGTTTGAGTTTTATTTGTAGACTTTCTGGTTATATTTTGTTTGCAAGAGTCATATCATTTATAAGTTGAATTCTCAATAATGTAGGAAAGTATCCCTGGGGAGACTTTATCAGATTGTTGGCAACTTGTTATCAGATGTTTATTTGGTCATCTTCTTTGTTTGACAATGATAACTGTACGATTGATTGTTGTTTGTCTCTTGAActctttagtttttttttgtaaGTTTGTCTGAGTATTATAACTGGTTTGTGGTAAATGCAAAATTCAAGAAGTCGTGATTGGTATATTGAATATAAAGGAATGACTCTTGATATCTTATTTTATCTTTGATTGGATTCGTAAGTTTTTTGATTGACCTGTTTTGGTTATAATAACATCATAGTTTCTTAGTGGCTACTTTTTTAATGTGTTATTAAATCTAAGCCTTCAATAATAAAGGCCTATCATATTGTACATGGAATCTTAAATCTGGTTTTTTAacatagatttttttttaataaaacaaggTTCATGTTGTGTTCTACAAAAGGAAAACCAATGTCTTAAAAACCGGTTCAAACCGGCTGGTTGTACCCCTTGAACCGTTTGGTAGAACCAGTTAAACCGCCCGGTACACACAGTTGAACCGTCCGATACACCCGGTTAAACCGTTTCTGAGCCAAATCCGGTACGGTATAAAAACCAAGTTTTAAAACATTAAGgaaaattaataaaaatctttttggaaaaaaatAGTATTTTAAAAGAGATTTGTTTTTCTAATAGGTAAAAGATGTGTATTGGTTTGTTTTTTTGGCTGTTATACATTGGTGGGCTTTATTTGAATTTAGTTTTTCTTTGATGGCTGTAGCCTGGCAAAAGTTATGTTTTTAGTTGTATTAAAGAATGAGAAATTGTGCGTTAAAGAAGTTCAAGTGAAGGTTTTccaaaataaatgaaaaataataatataatgagATATCGTAAGTGTTGGATTTGTGTTTTTAACTGGATATATCTTGACAACGAAATTAAAAGAATGAAAAGGATGAAATTTGTGATGGCACATATTTGTATCCAAGTTTGTTGAAAATCCAAGTTGTTTTCGAACCTTAAAGTTTGTGTTTGGTTTGTAATTTTTGCATACTTTGTTTTCATGTTGGTTTGTATGTTCTCTCACAAATCAGTTTGTGATTTTGTCACTATTTTATGTGTTAtcagatgtgtatttgtatctgATGTTTCTTGAACAATCATGTATTCCTTTGGTTATTGGATTTACAGTGTGATTGTTTTTTCGTAAAGGTTATGCTATCTTGAAGTTGTATTCTTCGATAGTGTTTGCCTTTATCTCACTGGTCTTGGACTCTTCATGTTTTGAGTCCGACCGTAGTGAGGTTTGTGTAGGATCATCGTGTTGGTGATCTTATTTGTCTCTTTGAGACTTCATCGCCGATCATAGTGATGTTAGTTCATTGGTCTAGGTGATGCTTGTTTTTTCTTCCTCACTGGTCTAGGGTCGTTTGTAGGTTCTTCGTGTTGTTGAGTTTAGTCCCGTTAGATCGTAGTGTTGGTTTTCTATCAGTTATTCGTGTTGTTGATATGATTTTATACATACTTACGCCTGGATAAAACTGTAAAGTGAAACTTGGCGTTTTCTTGTTGTTTGATCCTCATGCTTATATGTCACGATTATGTTCCTCGTTCAAAGAGTGTTTGACTGAtaggttgttttgattgttgaaCCAAGTGGTTTGATGTATTTGTTCAAGTTTCTTGAATGTTTTTATAGCCTTGTGTTGTTTCTTGTGTAAGAGATAGTTTCTAGTCATAAAATCATGTGATTTTTTGGATTATCAGAATTTGTATAGGCTGTAATTGTTGTCTGATGAAGAGTTGTGTAATTCTTGATTTTCTGACTTGGTTTTAAATCATGAGACTCAAAATTTTTCGATATTGTTCTGAGTCGTTAAAGTTGTGTAACTCTTGGTCTTTATATGAGATATATAGATATGTCTCTGATGGTATTAGATAATCTTGTGATTCCTTGAGATCAGATTTGAGAGTTCCATGCTATTCGTTTAGGGTTTCAAGTATCGTTCTCTTTTACACTTTGTATCTCTTGTGTGCTAGATCTAGGGTGGATCTTGGTTCTATGTGTTGTAGAATCTGTTGTCATTCAGATTTAGTGAGAGGTTTGTTATAGATTGTCTCGTTGATGGTTTATGAGTGTTGGTGAGACTTTGTTATCCCTAAAGATTTAGGACTTGATCGTAGTTCTTCGTGTTTTGAAGAGCTGTTCGTCTAGTATATTTAGTGTGGTGAATGTTTGTTTCAAATCATATTGTGATTGATCTATGGGGGTTTCTTGATAAATTCTTGCTTTATTTGAGTTTATGTTGAGTTAAGTTTTGATTACCGTTTTTCACATATTAATCTGATATTGTTTCTGAGTCTATTGATTCTCttataaaaaaaatggttttccATTGTTTTTCGATGTTGCAGAAAGCGTTGTTGTATGTCTCAAGACGTATTGTCTTTATCTTTTCCAGTGATTGGTTTAAAATTTTTTGTATGATAAAATAGAAAAGTTTGTTTGATAAAGGATTGCTAATAAATCTTGGTTTAAAACTTGTCTAGGCTTGCTAGTTGTTTGATTTGAGCACACTTGAGCCAATCATGCTCATTTTTTATAATCTTGTTTGATTATAATATAATGTCTGTGTTTTTTGTGATTATATTTCTGTGTTGTGATCTCGTCTCACAGATGAGAGCCAGACTTAACAAGTGAGGGAAGCCTTTTTCATATACCAATTTATGAGCTTTAACAGTGAAAATGTTTGTAAAGTTTTACTTCTATACTTGTTTTTGTATAACATCTTAGGATCAATGTTacaattaaaatgttttttaatgGTTTTTTCATAGAAGTTGGTGAATAAATGTAATAAATTTTTTTCCCCATTTTGAAATACCTTGTGAACAACTCGATCTGTTTTTTTTATGTTTGCCATTTGAATTGTGGGGGGGTGTTGAAATATATGCAATTCCTTAAATGGCAGCTATATATAAGTAATTATATTGGAAATAGTGtataaatgttttgttttattttgtttcatGGGCTGATAAGGACTGGATGGATTGGGCTAATAAGGACTAAGATGTTCGTGGGCTAATAAAAGTTAAAGGAGCTGGTGGACTGGGCTTGGTAGATGTGGATCAGGTGCTAAGCAGCTTAGGGTTCGGATCTTTTCGGCTCTCTATATAAGTGTGTCTTTTGACACCATTCAAGAATTCAATCATCAGTCTTTACTTGACACCTTCTTTCTCTAGGGTTTTGTATTGAGATCTTGATTTAGGGCGATTTAGATCTTTCTAGATTTTGTTTTCTGTTATATCGTTTGAGAGTGTTAAACGGATCATCATGTGGGTGATCGGTGTGTGAGGTTGTGAGAAGATTTGTTGTTGAATTATTTGttaaagagtttttttttttctataatcAGTTGTAATAGTCACAGTTTTGAGTTATTGATCCATGCaatttgacatggtatcagagctttaggcTCGTGATCGTGTTCGAATCTATCTTTCATTCGTATCTGTTAGGGTTTGCAATATTCAAAGGGTCTGATACGAGTTGTTCTGTTCttgagattagggtttttctATACCTTATTGATATTTTCGAAGACAATGGTCGCTCATAAATTCTTTCGTTTGATTGGTGTTTCCGCTGCTACAAGGCTCTGATATATCTGTTCTTCCGTTGTGGTTCATGCTCTTTCGTGAATTTAGGGTTTTGTATCTGAAACCCTAGTTTGGGTGAAGAATTTTTTTTATCTAAAGTTGTTTCGGAAGGATAAATCCTAGGGGTTCATATGCGTAGAAGATTGAGGATTTTTGAAGTCAAGGTTCAGATCTACGTTTGAATATCGAGATTGTTCTTTCATCTGTTCACTAAAGATTCTATGCGAAGACTTCATTTGTATAGAGTTTGCTGGATTTGAAGCCCTAAGTGTTGCAATAAGCCTGGTTCTTGTGATTTACGGTTCATTGTGATTATCAGGATCATGAGGTATGCCCTCATCTTTCAGATACCACTGAACATCTCCTCACGCTTCTTTTCTGCACATGACTCATGTGGGTGTCTGGCTTCCGATTGGTATCTTTGAGAGCATGTTTATCTTTTACAACTTTTTGAAGTTCGAAGGAATTCTTTTTTGGTCATGACATGTCCTTTGTTTAGACCCACAAAGAGTCCTGTTTTTGGCTTTTATGGAGCGATTTCCGAtagtttcttttgggcacttgcgTTTTACCTATTAGCGGCTGCAAACAGTTTGAAGACAAGATCTGCAGATTGTTCGCTGGTTGGAATGTTAAGACATCAGAATGTAATCTGGTGTAGGTAAAGTTGTTGTCGTTGTTGATCTTGAAGAACCAAACCCTATGGCTTCCGAAGTCGTGTAAGTCATCAGTCTCTAATCTCTTAATTTCTATTACACTTACATTGTTTAGGAATATTTGGGTCGGGTTAGAAGGACCGACGTTGGTATATTGATTACCGGTGACTGACCACTGGTTCTGTGTGTTTTTTAACTTTATCACTTATATTCATGTGCTACTTGTTTATCATTTGAATATTTGTTTTGAGTTAGGATTTGTCTACATAAGTGTTAATTGTCTAGTTTCGTTTTTTGTTGATATGTATCTGATTCTGTTCTAGTTGAATCGGATTGTTTTTAGGTATTGTAAGTTTTTGAGTGAATTAGTGAAGAGTTGTTTTATGCTTAGATATGTTATATCTTGTTAAGATTGAGATTTGCATTCTTGATATTGTGTTCTGTTTATTTGTAGTTCCATCTAAGTGTTCATATTTTGATTCTTTTGTGATTGCATAATGTCTACAATCAATCTTGATCTATCATCGTGAGTGTGAATTTTTGTCTCGAATCTTGGTTATTTTTTGTGCGTGTGGTTTGAGTTTTTTTTGTAGACTTTCTGGTTATATTTTGTTTGCAAGAGTCATATCATTTATAAGTTGAATTCTCAATAATGTAGGAAAGTATCCCTGGGGAGACTTTATCAGATTGTTGGCAACTTGTTATCAGATGTTTATTTGGTCATCTTCTTTGTTTGACAATGATAACTGTACGATTGATTGTTGTTTGTCTCTTGAActctttagtttttttttgtaaGTTTGTCTGAGTATTATAACTGGTTTGTGGTAAATGCAAAATTCAAGAAGTCGTGATTGGTATATTGAATATAAAGGAATGACTCTTGATATCTTATTTTATCTTTGATTGGATTCGTAAGTTTTTTGATTGACCTGTTTTGGTTATAATAACATCATAGTTTCTTAGTGGCTACTTTTTTAATGTGTTATTAAATCTAAGCCTTCAATAATAAAGGCCTATCATATTGTACATGGAATCTTAAATCTGGTTTTTTAacatagatttttttttaataaaacaag comes from the Helianthus annuus cultivar XRQ/B chromosome 4, HanXRQr2.0-SUNRISE, whole genome shotgun sequence genome and includes:
- the LOC110903142 gene encoding uncharacterized protein LOC110903142, which translates into the protein MAGVALTTSLAMVQTSRTICIRSPFFSRVFHPTSHKNVQVRLLASKPPSDAAKRGVDEVKKASNNIKEHVSSQTENIASQSKDAAGKVAGAAENIAEKAKQKAQDAWKAAKDAAQKVKENVPQKADEAANAVKENIDIAKRKISKD